From Medicago truncatula cultivar Jemalong A17 chromosome 7, MtrunA17r5.0-ANR, whole genome shotgun sequence, a single genomic window includes:
- the LOC11433465 gene encoding protein LITTLE ZIPPER 4 has translation MQRQPIWSIYLTGWSNILFSPMVVIFVAMERLNTELYYQNCHIMKENERLRKKAQILNQENQALLSQLKQKLSNGAGNSKTNAPNNMLDLNLGSGSSQNASNSSN, from the exons ATGCAGAGACAACCCATATGGTCTATTTATTTGACAGGGTGGTCCAATATACTTTTTTCCCCCATG GTTGTGATTTTCGTAGCAATGGAAAGATTGAACACAGAGTTGTACTACCAAAACTGTCACATAATGAAAGAGAATGAAAGGCTTAGGAAGAAAGCTCAAATTCTGAATCAAGAGAATCAAGCACTTTTGTCTCAGCTTAAACAAAAGCTCTCAAATGGTGCTGGTAACTCAAAAACCAATGCACCAAACAACATGCTTGACCTTAACCTTGGATCAGGTTCAAGTCAAAATGCTTCCAATTCCAGCAATTAG